The sequence CCGCCTATACCGATGTGGGCTTGGCTCCACGTGTGGCCCAATATGTAGTGGTCACATGTGAGGGGGTgtgttgaaaaatataagtcTCACATCGAATGATTGGCTAAATAAAAGACAACTTATAATAAGTCGTTCTACTCCTAATAGCACCGAGcccttttgtgataaaactcCACACCTACAGGGCTCTataggtggttaagttgggaCAATATTGGTGTTGCTAATGGTGGGACACTGGCCTATCTCTCTAAATTTGACAAATCGATGAACCATCTTTTAGGGTTTGCTCAGCATCATTGTCCAATCCTAGGCTCTTCAGGGCAGCCGCTTGGAGATAGAAGGCAGTTGGCCATTCAGGGTGTCGTACAAGAGCCTGCATCGCATCTCCAAGAGCTTCTTGTGCCATATCACTCATCAGGTAACACAAGCAACGTCTAGCAAACAACGTTCCCGATTCAATGCTCCCGCGATCAATGAACTGCAATGAGAAGCAAGAGGAAATCCAGCTCAGAGTTAGATGAAACGCATATAAAATCACGTGAAGGTTGGAAACTTGTAACTTTTTGTCTGCAGAACAGAAACTTCAATTTTTGTAACCCCTCCACTAATAGTATTCTATAAACTAGATGAAGAAGCAAATTACATTGTGTAAGTCCTGATTTTTATGGCATATTAATGATGACGAACAAATTTTGTAGTTCTAAATTAGTGAGTTCTGACTTACTTCTGTGTAAAAATCTATGGCGCTAGCAAATTCTTTTGCTCGAAATGCAGCAtccccattttttttaaagttcaaTCTTTCTTGCATTtggtctgtccacatttggaaAGAAAGCTGCAAGGTAACTCCAAAGTAAGGGCAGTGCGTTAAACAAACTCAACACAAAAAGTCTGCTCATAAAcgtaaaagaacaaaatttgcTAGGAAACGGGGAAAAcaagttatttttttctcccttGGTAGAtgtcacaaaataaaatgcagaaaaatcagaaatgaAAGATCACTAACTTCAGTTTGACCCCCTTCATCTTCCTTGTATCCAATCATCAGCAATATTTCATGTATTCTAGCAAGATCTAATCTCGAGCAAGCTTCACCTAGAGGTGACAACACTGTCTGCTTTGGAGGAATAGTTCCATGTGGAACACCCATCAAAACGTATGATGGAACCTGCTCCAAAACACCAGCTGAGATGAAATAATTCCTTTTTGGCACTCTCTTTGGAGAGATAATGCAACTTATGCAAAtcatattttgaaaacatatgaaaagaaaatctaaTTTTTGGTTACACTGCCTCGCTTAATCATAACCAATTTCCCACTTAgccaaaaacaaatcaaatttgaaagCACATGACAAATAAAGTTTGGCATACCTCAGTTTGTTCTTGAAGAGGAACAAGTGCACTCACAATatacttgaaatttggccTGTTATGAGGTTCATACTGCAAACATTTGGAGGCTAACCGCACCAGCTCAGTACCGTCATCATTTGAGAAATGACCTTCCAAGCATGAGTCCATCAGCATCAAAAAATTCCTGTCGCGTATGAGATCAAGTGCCttgtagaaagaaaaattaaacattattTACTAGAAGTTTAACCAGAACCCACAGTTGATAACCAATTAGCACTTATTATTAATCAGGAAATGCTGAGAATGAGACACAATCACATAGCCTTATCGTAGAGAACATTAATAATCACAAGTTACATACATGGACCATAAGATGTCAAGCGAAATATCAGGGCAACAATTAATGCATCTCAATCGAACATACGAAGGAAAGGGAAACTCACATGGCTTGGAGGGATATGTCTGCCACTGAGCAGATTAAGCAACAGGGTCCCAAAGCTGTAAACCATACTTTCTGGTATCACTCTTCCTGAACATGTACAGTTAGCTCAACTAAAGACTATCGATCGTGTAGATCAACGCGTCAAAAGCTCATGCATAACAAGTATGAGACTGAATTTGAAAACCGTTTTTCCATTGGCTGAAGCAATTATGGTATGAATTACCTGTCCTCAAGAACTCTGGAGGGGCGAAAGCCAAGTTGGTATAGCTCTTGCCATCTGTGCTATTCTTGATAAGGCCAAAGCAAGAGAGTCTGGGATTTCCATCCTGTCAATGAAGTTCTGACTCAATGTAATGTCCAACAAAAGATTAACAAATCGAAAGGGTGAAAGAGTCCAATTAATTACCTGATCAAACATGACTCTATAAGCATTGAGATCATGATATAGTGCCTTCCCTTTGCTGCTGCAGCAGTCTAAAGCTTGTGCCACATACAAAGCCACTCTCAACCTCATTGCCCATGTCATCGGCTGTGTCTCCCCTACACCAAATAAACCAATTTCATCCCATAATtacttcaacaaaaaaagaactaaaattTTCTGTTGATCTGTTTCCTCAAACTTAAGAAAGCAGAGGGTtgtttaatattattttcatcaAACGCATAACATCATACGATTAACACCGATATGACAAAGCAAAATAAGTTTAGTTGAAGATTTTAGAACTTACACTGGAAAAGGTGCTTAAAGAGAGTTGCATTTGGCATGAACTCAGCCACAAGGAATCTCTCATCGTCCTCAACGCAACACCCAATCAAATTTGCCAAACGCTCGTTTCTTAGCCTCCCCACAGCTCCAGCTTCCTCCTATAAGAGTTATAACCAAACCCACCACATATAaggtttattcattttttttattttaaaaataataataagtaaaTTTAGTCAACTGCAAATTTACGGACAAGAAATGGGCGGGAATCGGGCCAAGCGGAGAGGGTGTAGCGCTTAACAGCGATCAAACGGCCGTCTTCCAGCTTCCCTTTGTAGACCACATTGGGACCTTTCTCTCCAAGCTCAGAGACAACATTATGGGACGAGAATCCTGACGTGGCAGCTCTTAGTTGGTCCAAGCTGAACTCAGGCAGCCAGTACTTCTCGTTTTCCTTCCCAGCCTCTGCATTTcaggaaaccaaaaaaaaagtgtgcAAAACTTTCTCGGGAAAGTAAGGGAAAACaacaatacaaaaaaataataataaaataaaaactcaccTATGTCTTCCGAGTCATTGAGGTTGGATATGTTATTGGATGGCCGGAAGCAAAGACAGAATCTGGTTCCCATTAATGGATGATGAAGCAAGTCgtagagatagagagagagaaagacagaGAGCTTGAAATTTAAAACATGCGCATGTATCTCGAAAGTTTTGGCTGTTTCTTGTAGACTTTAGTTTCTACCAGTTTCCTGGGTGCTACTAGGAGActaaggagaagagagaggggggGTTGAAATTCATGGTCACCATTAATCTCAAGATATGGAAAGTCGTGTTAATTATACGCATgacaaatgaaatgaaattcgTGTGGGAACGGAGACGAAGCCGAAAGACTCACAAAGTCAACAAGGGAAGCTTCCATTGCATTATTTACTAGCTAGCAAATTACACTTTGAATACGATCATATCTCTTTGCGTTTTATGTGTACAAGTCTCGTCTTCTTCCTCTACCCAGAAgttttaaacaaacaaaaaggtcCAAACAAAGTCAAGAGGAGGACTTGTCATTCGCTTAATAATAATAGTCTTCGAGAGCAGGAAATTTAGCAAATAGCTACGTGGGTATCTTTGGGGTTTCGAACCTCATACCATATAGGAATAAACTATTAACCTCATACCCTCGTCAGTAGCTACCTATTCTTTATAGGAAAATGCTAGgcacttaaataattaaaagacaACGCGTCTATGTAGCAGAAAAAAGGATATTGACTTgtaccccaaaaaaagaaaaggatattgactaaaaaaagaaaacaaacacaaatgaatatattgcatgcataaatattaaataatgggAGTTGTAACTTGTATCTATCAATGATACAGTAATACATAGAGCACTAGACGTGACGTATGCATGACCAAAAGAAAGACAAGTTGTAGTAGACCAAGAGGCCGACTGAGAGACTAACCATGACTGGATGAATAGCAGAAAGTTCTTCCTTTTTAGCGTTTTTCTATCTAAATACGTTTGTTAATACCATATAATGGAGTTTTAGTCCCCCGTAAAAGTTAgtatttacttatttttgtACTAATAATATCATACAACTGTCCCTATTTTTTGTGCATATGATAATTTTTatccttctcttctcttttgtaGGTTTCCTCGAAGACCTCGTGGAAGAagtcaaaaaaacaaaacaaaacaaaacaaaacaaaacaaaactatacTCGCTAGAAGTTGAGTCACTCAAAGACCTCGCGGTATCTAGTCCAGAAAAGACATGTTGCATGAtcagaaacccaaaaacatTTATAGGAGAGGAAAACAAACAAGTAATTTGACTTCTGTTGAACCCTTAGGACCAAAATACATGAAAAGAAACACTAACACCAACCTAATATACAGTTAATCCTTTGGTGCTGCGGAGCAGAGTTCAAATATGCTAAAGAGTAATTGTTCATGACTGGACACAAGTTTAGTTGAAAGAATTGGAAACCCCCCTACCCATACACTTTTCagcttatatattttttacttCCAAGGATGTGCCGGCTTTTAGAGCTTCCTCTGCATAATTGTCCAGCCCTATGCTCTTTGACACTAAATAACAATGTCTCAAATGGAGGCACATTTCCAGGTGGAATACCCATCAGAACGTATGATGGAACCTGCTGCATATACAAACCACACAGATGATAGCAGCAGCATTAAGGAAAATCAGCTTTTCAATATaggcaaaacaaatcaaatttcaaagctATGATTTTACAGAACAAATAATGTTAGGCAAACCTCAGTTTCTTTCTGAAGAGGAATGAAGGCAGTCAAAAGAAACTTGGCATTTGGCCTCTCAAGAGGTTTATGCTGCAAACACTGTGAAGCCAACTGCACTAACTTAGTTACATCGTCATTTGAGAATTGGCCTTCCAAGTATGGATCCATCAGCCTCTTGATGTTTTTACCGCGTACGAGGTCAAGTGCCTTccaagaaaggaaaaggaatgAAAAGTACTTAGCTAGAGCCTCCTTAATATGACAACTGGTCTGTATGGAATTGTAATCATAATCCAGTTCATAAACATTTAAAGCCAGTTGTATGATCAGGAGATGCTGAGAATGAGGCACAACAAGATATAGCTTTAACTTAAAGCACATTTAAACACAAATTTccttttgtaatatatattcttgttggTCAGACTTAATGGAACATattaaggaagaagaaagttaCAAGAATTGGGGGGGTGGGGGGTATGTGCACCACGGAGCAGATCAAACAATACGGTCCCAAAGCTGTAAACAGAACTTTCTGGTCTCAAACGTCCTGGCAAACAGAAGATGGTACTTTAGCTTAACTAAAAACTTCATCAACTCGAGTGTGTTAAAAATTCATGCATCTATTTTCCATTGGATGATTTATGGTTTTACCTGTCCAAGAGTTTTCTGGAGGTAGACAAGGAGGTTGGAAGTATAGCTCTTGACATCCTGGCCATTCTTGACAAGACCAAAGCAGGAGAACCTAGTATTTGAATACTGTTTTACATCAACTGAAGCAATGACGGAATTACTTGTCGTCAAGTATTCTGGAGGGACAAAATCCAGGTTGGTAATATTATTGCTCTTGCCATCCTTGTTATTCTTGAAAAGGCCAAAGCAGGAGAGCCTAGGATTTGAATCCTGTCAAATGCATGACTCAATGTAAGGAACGGGGaacaaatttattaaatacaGTTTAAAGAGAGCGAAAGGCCCCAATTACCGGATCAAACAGGACTCTGGAAGCACTGAGATCATGGTATAATGTCTGCCCTTTGCTGCTGCAATATTCCAAAGCTTGAGCCAGATACAAAGCCACTCGCAACCTTATTGTCCAAGGCATGGGCTGGGTCTCCCCTACACCAATTTAaccaatttaataaagtttctACTTCTCTTATTTCAGCCCAAGTTGCAGTTTAATTGATTCAAAAATGTACTAAAAGAACGTGAAATCTTGAATGACCTGTTGCCTCAACAAACCAGACAAACCCCACCTTCTTCAGACACATTCCAGCACATCGAAGTAAGCCAAATTTAACAGTAAGATCAGACTAGCACAGcgaaagaattttaaaatttgagagGAAGTTACAAAGGAAAAGATGCTTAGAGAGAGTTTCATTAGGCATGAACTCAGCCACAAGCAATCTCTCATTGCCTTCAAAGCAACACCCTATCAAATTTGCTAAGCTCTTGCTCCTCAGCTGCCCCACAGCTCTAGCTTCTGCCTGCAACCAAACCCAGCAGCATATATACTCTCACATGCAGGAGTTAtacaaagcaaaaataaaaaatctagCCAACTTCATAAGTTCAAGAAATTGGCTGCAATCAGGCCAATCAGATTGGTTGAAGCGCTTAACAGCCACCAAAAGGCCATCTTCCAGCTTCCCTTTGTACACCACATTGGAAGCTCCCTCTCCGCCCTCAGAGACAACATTTCCCGACAAGAATCCTAAAGTGGCAGCTTTCAGTTGGTCCAAGCTGAACTCGGTGAAACTGGGCAACGAGTCCTTTTCATTTTGGCTTCCGTTCTCTGCATATTACAAAAGCAGAGTCAAAACTTTTTCGGGAATGTgacagaaaatttgaaaaaacaaaaacaatggtAACTAACAATGAAAGCTCACCTGTGTCTGGTGAATCGTTGAGTTTGGACACGACATCAGACCGCCGGAAGCTATCGGAAGGTTGTAAGCAAAGAGAGAATCCGGCTCCCATTGGCTGATGAATGCAATCCAAGTGAGAGAGAAATGGCTTGAACTTAAAAATGGGGGGCCAACTTGATGTAGAACCACATCACTTTCACGAAGGTCAAAGGCTCAAATTCAACAAGGGAGACCTCTGTGCAATAACATCATGGACTTTTTCATTGTcttgttttcttattaaatCCAAAGCATTTTATTAAGACCAATGGTGCTGCCTCATTGcaattttatatttccttcttATCCCATGAGCCACCTTCCTCTAGGGGAATGCCAAATGATACggaaaattaaataagtaaATGATAAAGAATAAGTGATCTATTATTCATTTCAAATCCCCTGTTTTAATTCATAATCAAAGAATATGTATGATTCAGAGGACATCTTACATGAtgacaaactcaaaaatctAAATCAAATGAATTACAGCAGggcaaacaaacaataaattttGACTTGTATagatcaaaataattaaaaagataCACCAAGACCAACACATAGATTGTTACAATTAATCCTCTGTTGCTGCAGAGAAGAACTCAAATGTCAAAGTGGGAAGATGGAAAAAGCTAGATACAATTGTAAATGAAAGAAGAGGGAAAACACCTATATGTTCCATCTTTTAGAGTTTCCTGTGCATCATTGTCCATCCCTAGGCTCTTTAGGGCAGCTGCTTGAAGATAGAAGGCAGTGGGCCATTCAGGGTTTATTACTAGGGCTTGCATAGCATCTCCAAGAACTTCTTGTGCCATATCATTCATCAAGTAACATAAGCAACGTCTAGCAAACACAGTTAGCAATATTATCGTCCCGCCATCAATGAACTGCAATGAAGAGCAACAAGATCCACCGAGGAGTAAGATTAAAAACGTATGCGATTCTACTCTCTATCTGTCATATGCATAGTAGTAGGCTTGTAAAGCTAATATTTCTTAAGGAATTATCATTTCTAATCATGTGAGGTTATCTGATTATACAAAGTCATAGATTTCTATGTGCAAGACAGAGAGTTTAAATTCTTGTAACCCCGCTACTAACAACTTTGTCTAACTTAAGTCCAGATTATGAccacacaccaaaaaaaaaaaaaaacccttaaGTCCAGATGAATATGtatatggattttgatgaAAGAACTTGTGACATGCAAACTTTGTATTTCTAAATTTGTGACTTACTTCCGATTGTCATCaatcacaaaaacaaagcatttaaaaaatgattGTTCAACAAGATTATCAAATCCAAAGAAACATAATGTTGATCTTAAAAAGATCATCCACAATACAccaaaaaccacaaaaaatcATCTTCACTCATTCATATCATCCTCGTCATCATTAAGAAGGTCATcatccaaaaccaaactaCCATGATTTGAACCaatatcattattattagCATCTTCATCCAAGGGACGCTCCAACCAACTCATATCATAATATAAAAAGTTataatttgattatattattctaaacaaaaaaatgtagTGAatcactaaattttttttaatacttacTTGATCTTTCAACACGACCTCGTTTGTATCGAATAATAGACGGAGAAGGGATACGCTCATTAAAAGTAGGCTCACTAGGAGCAGTAGGAGGATCATCGAGAACAGACTTACGAATAATTGACTCTCGAGGTTGTAGACCACTTTCATAGGTAGGAATTGGCACATTCCTAATGGCATCAACATCAAATATGTCTTCCTCTTCTATCCAAGAAGGATCAAATGGAAGAGATGGTTCCTCAACCTCCGTTATCCATTCATCATCGGAGGGAATATCATCCACTAATATTGGATCAAACTCTCTTCCTTTGAATACTTCGTTGCTTTAGAGTCGTATTATATTTCACATAGACTAGAGCATTTAGCCTTTTCTGTTCAagtctatttcttttctttgtatgaatctaaaataaaaatatatatataatcaatatTAGACATTTAGATTAGAACTAGAAGcataaaagattaaaatattaCAAGACAAAGAATCAATTGAAGGAATTTACCAATTCAAAGGTGCTCCAATTCCTCTCACGCCCAGATGCACTACAAGTAAGGCTAAGGACTCGAACAGCAAACTTCATCAACTCCGGTGTCTCCCTCCCAAAACGCAACCACCAATTGACTAAAAGAatccaacaataaaaaaaaactatgaaGATCCAACAATAAGAATATACAGataattcaattttcaaatccaATAATAAGAGTTCACAAATGAATAGAAGGACCATACTTGGTGATCGCAATTTCCGGCATTTCACTGCTACTTCACTTCCAAAATCTCCTTCTGCATAAATATAATTGTCCAATTGGCAATCCGCTTGAACACGTTCATCTCCACTCAACATCATATCCATGCATGCATACAAACCTTCCCTCACTTCTTTAGAGTTTGTGAAAGTTTCTTCATAATGCAATTGCGGGTTCAAATAATAACCAGCAGCATGCAAAGGATGATGACGTTGTGGACCCCAtcttttatcaattttattcCAAATTGGTTTGTACTTTCTCTCCACATTTCCACAATTGAAGGCAATCTTCTCCTTTACTGCATCCATCAACTCATAAATATAGCCCATTGCAGGTCTCTCTTCTGAATCAACCTCCCTTAAAACAGAGACAAGTGGAATAACCACCTTGATGCAAAAGGCAACGTGAGACCAAAAATTAACATCATGTAGTACCATTTTACGAGCCACAACTCCATCCTTGTTTTTGGCGAATGGACCATTATGCCATTCTTGGGAGGTGAACATAGACATAATACCTCTCTTAGCCTTATAAATGCTCTGAAGTGTGAGATAAACAGTGGCAAAGCGTGTCACCACTGGACGGATGATCTCTTTACTGTCAGTGTAATGCCTCATCAAAGAAAGGACCCATGAATGTCCATAAATGAACTTCAGTAATTGCTTACCCTtttgaataatattttcaaaaactGTCAACTTGCTAATATCTTCCAGCATTAAATCAATGCAATGGGCAGCACATGGAGTCCACCacaatttcttccttttctccaTAAGCTTTTTCCCCGCATTCTTGTAATTTGATGCATTAATTGTAATCAGTTGAACCACATTCTTTTCTCCTATTTCTTCTACTACATCATCCAAGTACTTGAACATCAAgtcttcatattttattgtatCAGAGCCATCAACTGATTACGAGAACCAAGTCCCGCGAGGACTATTCACTAGAAAGTTAAGAAGAACCCGATTTTTTCCATCTGTCCAACCATCTAACATGATGGTACACCCATATTCATTCCAAGCGTTTTTATGTTCAACCATTGTTCCTTGAATATCTTCAACTTCCTGCTTAAGGATCCAAGTCTTCAACTCATGCATGGAAGGGGGTTTGAACTCAGGACCGAAATTGGAAATTCCTTCCATCATGGACAAATAAAAAGGACTATTCACGGCATTGAATGGAATTGCACAATTGAAGAACCAACGCCCAATCTTTCGGCACACATCATTCCTTTCATCCTTTTTTAGCTTGGTATTCAGTGTAGCTTGCTGAGCTTCAGAAGACACATACTTATCAAGGGGTCCTCTAGGCCTAGGGGGAGCTAGAGAACTCTCGCCACTTGGAGTTGGAGCACTCCCACTCCCACTCCCACTCCCACTACCAATTCCATCTTCGGATTGTTCCATTTCATTGGAAGCATTACTCCCAAATTGGCCTAGCTCACGACgtgattctttttttttcttttggacagGTAGCTCATGAAGTGATTCATTTCGCTTCAAATTGATCGCCTtaaaatttttcaaataatcacTACATTTGGTGGAACATTTGGACAAGGCTTCATACCATGGTGAGTATGAGCTAAGTGATTTTTGAGCCTTGTAATACCTCCGGTGCATTGTTGATTACAAAAAGAGCACCTCAAGTATCTTTCTCCTTCAACTTGTATCCCCCACTTCCAAGCAAAATCCTTTTTACTCATCATTATGAATTTGCAGCAACAATATCGAACCAAATAccaattcttccaaaataaaaaaacacaaaccaaCATACAAAATCTGCAAACCAAAAACAACTTAACTAAATATGccataaaaaaacaatataaacaaattttccaaaaaacaCAATGTGGTAATTAAACAACTGTAAACTGTGCTAAAGAGATACTAAACTAATGTATAATCATATTCTAATTAAGAGATATCGGTCAATGGGAATTGCTAAGAAttatatcaaaagaaaaagaaaaaaaaagacttggaAAACAGCAATACAGGGATGAGGAATTGGTGTTTCATAGCTTTATATACATCAATGAGCTAAGTAAAGACATGCTGGGGCTTAAGGGAAAATATGCAGGATTGTTTCTCAATTTGCGGAGGTcgaaagagagagacaaaagCTAATGAATGTTCGAATCGCTCCTCAGGAACCTcttatcaaaaaagaaatcaacagTAGCCTATGAACCCtcacaaaatcaaaacaaaaaataaaaataaaaataaaataaaaaagaaaagaaaaacctggGTTTGACGAAAATCCACCAATTTCTACTCAATTAGTGCTACATCACAGCCCAATAGCTTGAAGATTTTCCGAAAACTCACTCAATGTTTGCTTCAGATTATGCGGAGAATTTGCAGTTAGGGCTGGAGGCGTTTCTGAGAGGTGAAATGCTCGCGAGTCGTGACTGGAGGCGCGTctg comes from Prunus dulcis chromosome 6, ALMONDv2, whole genome shotgun sequence and encodes:
- the LOC117629815 gene encoding serine/threonine-protein kinase BSK5-like isoform X2, whose product is MGTRFCLCFRPSNNISNLNDSEDIEAGKENEKYWLPEFSLDQLRAATSGFSSHNVVSELGEKGPNVVYKGKLEDGRLIAVKRYTLSAWPDSRPFLEEAGAVGRLRNERLANLIGCCVEDDERFLVAEFMPNATLFKHLFQWETQPMTWAMRLRVALYVAQALDCCSSKGKALYHDLNAYRVMFDQDGNPRLSCFGLIKNSTDGKSYTNLAFAPPEFLRTGRVIPESMVYSFGTLLLNLLSGRHIPPSHALDLIRDRNFLMLMDSCLEGHFSNDDGTELVRLASKCLQYEPHNRPNFKYIVSALVPLQEQTEFIDRGSIESGTLFARRCLCYLMSDMAQEALGDAMQALVRHPEWPTAFYLQAAALKSLGLDNDAEQTLKDGSSICQI
- the LOC117629815 gene encoding serine/threonine-protein kinase BSK5-like isoform X1: MGTRFCLCFRPSNNISNLNDSEDIEAGKENEKYWLPEFSLDQLRAATSGFSSHNVVSELGEKGPNVVYKGKLEDGRLIAVKRYTLSAWPDSRPFLEEAGAVGRLRNERLANLIGCCVEDDERFLVAEFMPNATLFKHLFQWETQPMTWAMRLRVALYVAQALDCCSSKGKALYHDLNAYRVMFDQDGNPRLSCFGLIKNSTDGKSYTNLAFAPPEFLRTGRVIPESMVYSFGTLLLNLLSGRHIPPSHALDLIRDRNFLMLMDSCLEGHFSNDDGTELVRLASKCLQYEPHNRPNFKYIVSALVPLQEQTEVPSYVLMGVPHGTIPPKQTVLSPLGEACSRLDLARIHEILLMIGYKEDEGGQTELSFQMWTDQMQERLNFKKNGDAAFRAKEFASAIDFYTEFIDRGSIESGTLFARRCLCYLMSDMAQEALGDAMQALVRHPEWPTAFYLQAAALKSLGLDNDAEQTLKDGSSICQI
- the LOC117629817 gene encoding serine/threonine-protein kinase BSK5-like isoform X2, which translates into the protein MGAGFSLCLQPSDSFRRSDVVSKLNDSPDTENGSQNEKDSLPSFTEFSLDQLKAATLGFLSGNVVSEGGEGASNVVYKGKLEDGLLVAVKRFNQSDWPDCSQFLAEARAVGQLRSKSLANLIGCCFEGNERLLVAEFMPNETLSKHLFLWETQPMPWTIRLRVALYLAQALEYCSSKGQTLYHDLSASRVLFDPDSNPRLSCFGLFKNNKDGKSNNITNLDFVPPEYLTTSNSVIASVDVKQYSNTRFSCFGLVKNGQDVKSYTSNLLVYLQKTLGQDV
- the LOC117629817 gene encoding uncharacterized protein LOC117629817 isoform X1, giving the protein MFKYLDDVVEEIGEKNVVQLITINASNYKNAGKKLMEKRKKLWWTPCAAHCIDLMLEDISKLTVFENIIQKGKQLLKFIYGHSWVLSLMRHYTDSKEIIRPVVTRFATVYLTLQSIYKAKRGIMSMFTSQEWHNGPFAKNKDGVVARKMVLHDVNFWSHVAFCIKVVIPLVSVLREVDSEERPAMGYIYELMDAVKEKIAFNCGNVERKYKPIWNKIDKRWGPQRHHPLHAAGYYLNPQLHYEETFTNSKEVREGLYACMDMMLSGDERVQADCQLDNYIYAEGDFGSEVAVKCRKLRSPINWWLRFGRETPELMKFAVRVLSLTCSASGRERNWSTFELIHTKKRNRLEQKRLNALVYVKYNTTLKQRSIQRKRV